A section of the Rossellomorea marisflavi genome encodes:
- the galU gene encoding UTP--glucose-1-phosphate uridylyltransferase GalU has translation MKNVTKVIIPAAGLGTRFLPATKAQPKEMLPIVDKPTIQYIIEEAVSSGITDIIIITGRGKRSIEDHFDKSYELESTLADKGKWEELEEIQSISNLANIHYIRQKEPLGLGHAVLCARSFIGDSPFAVMLGDDLIDSKVPCLQQLISSYDELGGPILGVQRIDHDETGKYGIVQTGPQTARSGCHIVDGLIEKPDPSHAPSDLAIMGRYILTPEIFSYLEDLGPGAGGEYQLTDAIHHYSSNHPVYAQEFDGERYDIGDKFGFIRATVDFALKRDGLGEELRSYLRKLGRQG, from the coding sequence TTGAAAAATGTCACGAAAGTCATCATACCCGCTGCCGGTCTCGGGACCCGGTTCCTGCCGGCGACGAAAGCACAGCCCAAAGAAATGCTCCCCATCGTCGACAAGCCGACGATCCAATACATCATCGAAGAAGCCGTTTCTTCCGGCATCACGGATATCATCATCATTACCGGTCGGGGAAAAAGAAGCATCGAAGATCACTTCGACAAATCCTATGAACTGGAATCCACCCTCGCCGATAAAGGAAAGTGGGAGGAGCTAGAAGAGATACAGTCGATCTCGAACCTGGCAAACATCCATTATATCAGGCAGAAGGAGCCACTCGGACTCGGGCATGCCGTCCTGTGTGCCCGCTCGTTCATCGGGGATTCCCCTTTTGCCGTCATGCTCGGCGATGACCTCATCGACTCCAAGGTTCCGTGCCTGCAGCAGCTCATCAGCTCGTACGATGAGCTGGGAGGTCCCATCCTCGGGGTCCAGCGCATCGACCACGACGAAACGGGAAAATATGGGATTGTCCAAACAGGTCCGCAAACCGCGCGTTCAGGTTGCCACATCGTCGACGGGCTCATCGAGAAACCGGACCCTTCCCATGCCCCATCAGACCTTGCCATCATGGGCCGCTACATCCTCACCCCCGAGATCTTCTCCTACCTCGAAGACCTCGGACCCGGAGCAGGAGGCGAATACCAGCTCACCGACGCCATCCATCACTATAGCAGCAACCACCCGGTCTATGCCCAGGAATTCGACGGAGAGCGATATGACATCGGCGATAAGTTCGGCTTTATACGGGCCACGGTTGATTTTGCGCTGAAGCGGGATGGACTTGGGGAGGAACTGCGCTCTTATCTTAGGAAACTTGGAAGACAAGGATAA
- a CDS encoding flavin reductase family protein, producing MYKLLSGSVVPRPIAWVSTISEAGCLNLAPFSFFTVASRNPPMLCFSIGPGVGERTGTEKDTFVNIKAIGEFVVNVVPASLGNQMHVTAENVEETIDEFKRAGVTPVESRTVRAKRVKEAPIQMECRLEQMTSLGSDWLIIGRVTHYHIQEDVYLGDYKVDLNRLSPLGRLAGNYSEVGEVFTLPR from the coding sequence ATGTATAAACTATTGAGTGGGTCGGTTGTTCCAAGGCCCATTGCCTGGGTATCGACCATTTCCGAGGCAGGGTGCTTGAATCTGGCACCATTCAGTTTCTTTACGGTCGCTTCGCGTAATCCCCCGATGCTCTGTTTCTCCATCGGGCCGGGTGTAGGGGAGAGGACGGGGACAGAAAAGGACACGTTTGTGAATATAAAAGCGATCGGTGAGTTCGTCGTGAATGTTGTTCCTGCCTCTCTCGGGAATCAGATGCACGTGACAGCTGAAAACGTGGAGGAAACAATAGACGAATTTAAAAGGGCAGGTGTTACTCCTGTTGAGAGTCGTACGGTGAGGGCAAAACGGGTGAAGGAAGCACCGATCCAGATGGAGTGTAGATTGGAACAGATGACTTCCCTTGGCTCTGATTGGTTGATCATCGGAAGAGTGACCCATTATCACATTCAGGAAGACGTATATCTGGGGGATTATAAGGTGGACTTGAACCGTCTTTCCCCTCTGGGGCGCTTGGCAGGGAATTATAGTGAGGTGGGAGAGGTCTTTACGCTTCCCAGATAA
- a CDS encoding sodium:solute symporter family protein, with product MELTFAGADGIIILSAFAVIMLVIGYFSGRGEKNLHHSLSGYYLAGRNLGIIALFFTLYATQYSGNTIVGYAPSAYRTGFSWLQSISFMTIIIGIYLLFAPRLYVVAKRRNFITPTDWVHHRFQSKAVTLLSIFLMLWGLGNYLLEQLVAIGHAVSGMTGGTIPYQIAVLAFIFVMLAYEWMGGMKAVAFTDVMQGIILMVGIIVFLIGGLYLVGGNFAEVTRYIHEMEPVKTAVPPTEVSINWFSMLLLVGLGASIYPHAVQRIYSAQSERTLKKSFSRMAWMPLITTGLVFIVGITAIMLYPGLDTVGSEQIVGMMANDIAAINPFYYWMMIIFFGGIVAAIVSTADSVLLSFSSMISNDVYGRFMNPHASEHRKVMVGKVVGVVAVFLLLWVAWNPPGTLYEIFILKFELLVQVFPAFVLGLYWKGLDKRAVFWGMLFGALLAGVLTLTGNKTIYGIHGGVIGLGLNFVICVVGSWLLPSAADKPVEEEEYQTLRSKAN from the coding sequence ATGGAACTTACGTTTGCAGGTGCTGATGGGATTATCATACTCTCGGCTTTTGCCGTGATCATGCTGGTGATCGGCTATTTTTCGGGCAGGGGTGAGAAAAACCTTCACCACTCTCTTTCAGGATATTATCTCGCTGGGAGGAACCTTGGAATCATTGCACTATTCTTTACTTTATATGCGACTCAATACAGTGGCAATACGATAGTGGGGTACGCCCCTTCGGCCTATCGGACCGGATTCTCTTGGCTTCAATCCATTTCCTTCATGACCATCATCATCGGGATCTATCTTTTATTTGCTCCCAGACTCTATGTTGTAGCGAAGCGCCGCAACTTCATTACCCCAACGGATTGGGTGCATCATCGTTTTCAATCGAAGGCCGTGACATTGTTGAGTATCTTTCTCATGCTGTGGGGTCTTGGAAACTATCTATTAGAGCAGCTTGTAGCGATTGGTCATGCGGTTTCAGGTATGACGGGGGGGACAATCCCCTATCAGATCGCTGTACTTGCCTTTATCTTCGTGATGTTGGCTTATGAATGGATGGGAGGTATGAAAGCGGTTGCTTTTACCGATGTCATGCAGGGGATCATCCTGATGGTGGGGATCATTGTATTCCTCATCGGTGGCCTTTATCTTGTGGGTGGCAATTTTGCAGAAGTTACCCGGTATATTCATGAAATGGAGCCGGTCAAAACCGCCGTTCCGCCGACTGAAGTGTCGATTAATTGGTTTAGCATGCTGCTCCTTGTCGGATTGGGTGCAAGTATATATCCCCATGCGGTGCAGCGGATCTATTCGGCACAGAGTGAAAGAACGCTTAAGAAGTCTTTTTCCAGGATGGCTTGGATGCCCCTGATTACAACAGGTTTGGTGTTTATCGTAGGTATTACAGCCATCATGTTGTATCCAGGCCTGGATACCGTCGGTTCAGAGCAGATCGTCGGCATGATGGCAAACGATATTGCTGCCATCAATCCATTTTATTATTGGATGATGATCATTTTCTTCGGTGGGATCGTGGCGGCCATCGTGTCGACTGCTGATTCAGTCCTCCTGAGCTTTTCTTCCATGATTTCCAATGATGTGTACGGGCGCTTTATGAATCCGCACGCGTCTGAGCACAGGAAGGTCATGGTTGGAAAGGTGGTCGGGGTTGTGGCTGTCTTCCTGCTTTTATGGGTGGCGTGGAATCCTCCAGGTACTCTGTATGAAATCTTTATTTTGAAATTTGAACTTCTTGTTCAGGTTTTCCCGGCGTTTGTCCTTGGTCTCTATTGGAAAGGGCTTGATAAGAGGGCGGTTTTCTGGGGGATGCTTTTCGGTGCGTTACTTGCCGGGGTCCTTACTCTTACAGGCAATAAAACGATTTATGGTATCCACGGGGGTGTGATCGGTCTTGGATTGAACTTTGTCATTTGTGTGGTAGGATCATGGCTACTTCCGTCGGCTGCCGATAAGCCGGTGGAAGAGGAGGAGTATCAAACATTACGTTCTAAAGCGAATTAG
- a CDS encoding CaiB/BaiF CoA transferase family protein translates to MEEQKLPLEDLRVVELGTLLAGPFSGRMLADFGAEVIKVEPPGKSDPMRNWGKSKDGIGLWWPIQSRNKKSITLNLREEKGQGILKELVKETDIIIENFRPGTMEKWNLSYEELSAINPRLIMVRTSGFGQTGPYKHRAGFGSVGEAMGGLRNVTGFEDRPPSRIGVSVGDTLAALFATIGCLVAVHERNHSGKGQVVDTALYESVFSIMESLIPDYLLAGYVRERMGNILPGVAPSNIYFTKDRTYIVIGANSDGVFTRLCEAMGNPGLAEDERFSTHYARGENMKLIDSIIEEWTKSLDAQEALEILAEKGVPSGLIYTAKEILEDPHYKEREMILKVDHPDLGEFPMPGIVPKLSRTPGRVKEAGAEKMGKHNMEIYSGMLGMKKEELETLQKENII, encoded by the coding sequence GTGGAGGAACAAAAGCTTCCATTGGAGGACTTGCGAGTGGTGGAACTGGGGACCTTGCTGGCCGGACCATTCAGCGGCAGGATGCTGGCGGATTTCGGAGCTGAAGTAATCAAGGTGGAGCCTCCGGGCAAATCGGATCCCATGAGAAACTGGGGGAAGTCCAAAGACGGAATCGGCCTATGGTGGCCGATTCAATCCCGGAATAAGAAGTCGATCACGCTCAATCTCAGAGAAGAGAAAGGACAGGGAATCTTAAAGGAGCTTGTGAAGGAAACTGACATCATCATTGAGAACTTCCGCCCTGGAACGATGGAAAAGTGGAATCTATCCTATGAGGAGCTCTCCGCCATCAATCCCCGCCTCATCATGGTACGGACATCGGGGTTTGGTCAAACAGGCCCGTATAAACACCGTGCAGGATTCGGAAGTGTCGGAGAGGCCATGGGTGGACTGAGGAATGTGACAGGATTTGAAGATCGTCCTCCCTCCCGCATAGGAGTATCAGTAGGAGATACGCTGGCTGCTCTCTTTGCTACGATTGGTTGTTTGGTTGCGGTACATGAGAGAAATCATTCAGGGAAAGGGCAGGTAGTGGATACGGCCTTGTATGAATCGGTTTTCTCCATTATGGAAAGTCTGATTCCCGATTATCTCCTTGCCGGGTATGTAAGAGAACGGATGGGGAATATCCTGCCGGGAGTAGCTCCGTCCAATATCTATTTCACAAAAGATCGCACCTATATCGTGATAGGGGCAAACTCTGATGGGGTATTTACCCGCTTGTGTGAGGCAATGGGGAACCCTGGCCTTGCAGAGGATGAACGGTTTTCCACTCATTATGCCCGGGGTGAAAATATGAAGCTCATCGACTCCATCATAGAGGAATGGACAAAATCCTTGGATGCACAAGAGGCACTGGAGATTCTTGCTGAGAAAGGAGTGCCTTCGGGACTGATATACACGGCAAAGGAAATCCTGGAGGATCCCCATTATAAGGAGAGGGAAATGATCCTCAAGGTTGACCATCCTGATCTGGGCGAATTCCCCATGCCTGGAATCGTTCCAAAGCTTAGTCGAACACCTGGAAGGGTCAAAGAAGCCGGGGCAGAGAAAATGGGGAAGCATAATATGGAAATTTATTCAGGTATGTTAGGGATGAAGAAAGAAGAGTTGGAAACGCTCCAGAAAGAGAATATCATCTGA
- a CDS encoding GntR family transcriptional regulator has protein sequence MDAYKYIKGAIIDGRYTPGMRLGEEFLAKELNLSRTPIREAIRHLEAEGLVIPLKRGVSVRNFTNEDIRQIYDLRTLLEGYAASQAAIHRTEEDLVKMESANIQYEKVIQDYGESDLGRVKEIVDVNQQFHEVIISAANNAHLHFHLSKVVVVPIVYRSFYWYDDNQLRRSLEIHKIILQAIQNKEPERARIAMHEHIYQGRDHVLKHLDKIKSAKQ, from the coding sequence ATGGATGCATACAAATATATTAAAGGCGCTATCATTGACGGTCGTTATACTCCAGGTATGCGATTGGGAGAAGAATTTCTTGCAAAGGAACTGAATTTAAGTAGAACACCGATCAGGGAAGCCATCCGGCATCTTGAAGCAGAGGGGTTGGTTATTCCCCTGAAACGAGGCGTAAGTGTCCGAAACTTCACTAATGAGGACATCCGGCAGATCTATGACCTCAGGACTCTCCTCGAGGGGTACGCTGCAAGCCAGGCAGCCATTCATCGGACAGAAGAGGATTTAGTCAAAATGGAGAGCGCGAATATTCAATATGAAAAGGTCATTCAAGATTATGGGGAATCCGACCTAGGAAGGGTCAAGGAAATCGTTGATGTGAACCAGCAGTTTCATGAGGTGATCATCTCCGCAGCGAACAACGCTCATCTGCATTTTCATCTATCAAAAGTCGTTGTCGTCCCCATCGTCTACAGGTCTTTCTATTGGTATGATGACAATCAATTAAGACGATCATTGGAAATCCATAAAATCATTCTGCAGGCCATTCAGAATAAAGAACCTGAAAGAGCCAGAATTGCCATGCACGAACACATCTACCAGGGAAGGGATCATGTCTTAAAGCATTTGGATAAGATCAAAAGCGCCAAACAGTAA
- a CDS encoding hydroxymethylglutaryl-CoA lyase, which yields MIEICEVGPRDGLQNEPKILSTAQKAELITRLIESGVRYFEAVSFVNPTVVPQMADAEEVLNALPKGNGVTYAGLILSRSGLTRALTTDVDCLHVVTTTSDSLNLKNVKRTVAQSVTELEDVIREGTAASKDVLGVLGTAFGCPFEGNVESSTVLHVAERFLQAGCTGITLADTTGMANPQQVHDLVKMFHRAFGEDLKLGLHFHNTRGLGLANTLAGYQAGVRHFDSSISGLGGCPFAPKAVGNVCTEDMVNMFHQMGIDTGTTLSALLETSSWTENIMGRPLDGMLLKAGTA from the coding sequence ATGATAGAAATCTGTGAAGTAGGTCCACGTGACGGGCTCCAGAATGAGCCTAAAATCCTCAGTACTGCACAAAAAGCCGAGCTGATTACACGTCTGATTGAATCTGGTGTCCGTTATTTTGAAGCTGTTTCATTCGTCAACCCTACCGTCGTCCCTCAAATGGCAGATGCAGAAGAGGTGCTCAACGCACTCCCCAAAGGCAACGGAGTCACATACGCAGGACTCATCCTGAGTCGCTCGGGCCTCACAAGGGCCCTTACGACGGATGTCGACTGTCTCCATGTTGTCACGACTACAAGCGACAGCTTAAATCTCAAGAATGTCAAACGGACAGTAGCCCAATCAGTTACCGAGCTGGAAGACGTCATCCGTGAAGGGACCGCTGCCTCCAAGGACGTGTTGGGGGTTCTCGGCACTGCTTTCGGATGCCCTTTCGAAGGCAACGTGGAATCGAGCACTGTCCTTCATGTAGCTGAACGTTTCCTTCAAGCAGGATGCACAGGGATCACCCTTGCCGATACAACAGGAATGGCAAACCCCCAGCAGGTCCATGATCTGGTGAAGATGTTTCACAGGGCGTTTGGAGAAGACCTGAAGCTCGGCCTCCACTTCCATAATACCCGAGGACTGGGACTTGCCAATACGTTAGCTGGCTACCAGGCTGGGGTCCGCCACTTTGATTCTTCGATCTCCGGCCTCGGTGGTTGTCCATTTGCCCCTAAGGCAGTCGGTAATGTGTGCACCGAAGATATGGTCAATATGTTTCATCAGATGGGGATTGATACTGGAACCACCCTTTCAGCTTTATTAGAAACATCATCCTGGACCGAAAACATCATGGGGAGACCCCTTGATGGAATGCTGCTGAAAGCTGGAACTGCTTGA
- a CDS encoding serine O-acetyltransferase, with product MKKEKDVDRMFHLIKSDYRAYGLSPKGLIISFFNASTFWLVVMYRMGHALHVKRVPLIPRILRSAGIIFYGAEISYGAEIGPGFRIAHSVGVVIGTKVKAGANLEVFQNVTIGGRDQERNGQIKPIIGDNVTIFTGAVVAGPVIIGDNVSVGANSVVTKDIQPDVIVAGAPARPVGKVEVAHSLRSMSV from the coding sequence ATGAAAAAGGAGAAGGATGTGGACCGCATGTTCCATTTGATTAAATCAGACTACAGGGCATATGGGTTATCCCCGAAAGGATTGATCATCAGCTTCTTCAATGCTTCGACCTTCTGGCTTGTCGTGATGTACCGGATGGGGCACGCCCTTCATGTAAAGCGGGTGCCGCTCATTCCCAGGATCCTCCGGTCGGCAGGGATCATTTTCTATGGTGCAGAGATTTCCTACGGTGCCGAAATCGGTCCCGGCTTCCGCATTGCCCACTCGGTTGGAGTGGTGATCGGAACGAAAGTGAAGGCCGGGGCGAACCTCGAGGTGTTCCAAAACGTCACGATCGGGGGGAGGGACCAGGAGCGGAATGGTCAAATCAAGCCGATCATCGGTGATAATGTGACCATCTTCACGGGGGCCGTCGTGGCCGGTCCCGTCATCATTGGGGATAATGTGTCAGTCGGAGCAAACTCAGTCGTGACGAAGGATATACAGCCGGATGTGATCGTTGCGGGAGCACCTGCCAGGCCGGTGGGGAAGGTAGAGGTGGCGCATTCTTTGAGGAGTATGAGCGTGTAG
- a CDS encoding cation:dicarboxylate symporter family transporter — MKKIRFGLATQIFVGLILGILVGVIWFNDPRVATYLQPLGDLFLRLIKMIVIPIVISTLIVGVAGTGNGKAFGRLGAKTIIYFEVITTVAIILGIILANVFHPGSHVNLGSVEKTDIQSYVDTSESQQDKSIAETFLHIVPTNFFQSIVEGDMLAIIFFSVLFGLGVAAIGERGKPVIKFFDAVSHAMFHVVNMVMKVAPLGVFALIGVTVSKFGIDSLVSLGKLVGLVYAALIFFLIVVLGLVAKWAGVNIFTLLKYLKDELLLAFSTSSSETVLPRVMEKLEKMGCPKAIVSFVVPIGYTFNLDGSVLYQAIAALFLAQVYGIDLSIMQQITLILVLMVTSKGMAAVPGTSFVVLLATLGTIGVPAEGLAFIAGVDRIMDMARTVVNLTGNTLAAIVMSKSEGQYDADHGNEVMKAG; from the coding sequence ATGAAAAAAATTCGTTTCGGTTTAGCCACCCAGATCTTCGTCGGGTTGATCCTGGGTATCCTTGTCGGGGTCATCTGGTTTAATGACCCGCGTGTTGCTACGTACCTCCAGCCGTTGGGGGACCTTTTCCTTCGTTTGATTAAAATGATCGTCATTCCGATCGTCATCTCCACTCTCATCGTCGGTGTGGCAGGCACCGGGAATGGAAAGGCGTTCGGCCGCCTCGGGGCAAAAACGATCATCTACTTCGAGGTCATCACGACCGTCGCCATCATCCTCGGGATCATCCTGGCGAACGTGTTCCATCCTGGAAGCCACGTCAATCTTGGGTCTGTGGAGAAAACAGACATCCAATCCTATGTGGATACTTCTGAAAGTCAGCAAGACAAATCCATTGCAGAAACCTTCCTGCATATCGTTCCGACAAACTTCTTCCAATCCATTGTGGAAGGGGATATGCTGGCGATCATCTTCTTCTCCGTGCTATTCGGACTTGGAGTGGCAGCCATCGGTGAACGTGGGAAACCGGTCATTAAATTCTTCGACGCCGTTTCCCATGCCATGTTCCACGTTGTGAACATGGTCATGAAGGTCGCGCCACTCGGTGTGTTCGCTCTGATCGGGGTAACCGTTTCGAAATTCGGGATCGATTCCCTTGTATCACTCGGAAAGCTCGTCGGTCTCGTCTATGCGGCCCTGATCTTCTTCCTCATCGTCGTGTTGGGGCTGGTGGCCAAATGGGCCGGAGTGAATATCTTCACTTTACTCAAATATTTGAAGGATGAGCTTCTACTCGCCTTCAGTACATCAAGCTCCGAGACTGTCCTTCCACGCGTCATGGAGAAGCTTGAGAAGATGGGCTGCCCGAAGGCCATCGTATCCTTCGTCGTACCGATCGGGTACACCTTCAACCTTGATGGATCGGTCCTGTATCAGGCCATCGCTGCCCTGTTCCTCGCGCAGGTCTACGGCATCGACCTTTCCATCATGCAGCAGATCACCCTCATCCTTGTCCTTATGGTGACATCAAAAGGGATGGCCGCTGTACCTGGTACATCCTTCGTCGTCCTCCTTGCCACCCTTGGTACCATCGGGGTACCGGCAGAAGGCCTTGCCTTCATCGCAGGGGTCGACAGGATCATGGATATGGCCCGTACCGTCGTCAACTTAACAGGAAACACCCTTGCCGCTATCGTCATGTCCAAATCAGAAGGGCAGTATGACGCAGATCATGGAAATGAAGTCATGAAGGCTGGTTAG
- a CDS encoding SGNH/GDSL hydrolase family protein: MRIGLVMLGLLTSSVVIGGKYHWEGEVREVQASAYASHQEVLEVEKAKAEKKAENERHRLQVLDRINGLPRDVQPLFREKEAQGKPVRMMIAGASSTSDEPGAWPDTVKKALTKEYGEDLLSVSVHEIGGKTSEEVKNEGLHLPLAKEKPDLLLLEPFLLADNSHIDMKQRLKNLSSILDAFKKENPDIMILLQPSNPIPDAHYYPLEEKKLREYAKDHHYPYIDHWKAWNDVESQVTKKELPNKEGNEVWSSFMVDYFVDKSN; this comes from the coding sequence ATGAGAATAGGATTGGTCATGTTGGGTCTACTGACCTCATCGGTTGTGATCGGGGGGAAGTATCACTGGGAAGGAGAGGTGAGGGAAGTGCAGGCTTCGGCCTACGCCTCCCATCAGGAAGTGCTGGAAGTAGAGAAGGCGAAAGCAGAGAAGAAGGCAGAAAACGAAAGGCACCGGCTGCAGGTGTTGGACCGGATCAATGGGTTGCCCCGTGATGTTCAACCGCTCTTCAGGGAAAAAGAGGCCCAAGGGAAACCCGTACGCATGATGATCGCCGGGGCGTCGTCCACATCGGACGAACCAGGAGCCTGGCCCGATACGGTGAAAAAGGCATTGACGAAAGAGTATGGAGAAGATCTCCTATCCGTCTCCGTCCATGAAATCGGAGGAAAGACATCGGAAGAGGTTAAGAACGAAGGACTTCATCTTCCACTGGCAAAAGAAAAGCCGGATCTCCTCCTTTTGGAACCGTTTCTTCTGGCGGATAATAGTCATATCGATATGAAGCAAAGGCTGAAGAATCTATCTTCCATCCTGGATGCGTTCAAGAAGGAGAATCCTGATATCATGATTCTACTGCAGCCCTCCAACCCGATTCCCGATGCTCACTACTATCCATTGGAAGAGAAGAAGCTGAGGGAGTATGCCAAGGATCATCACTATCCATACATAGATCATTGGAAGGCCTGGAATGACGTTGAATCCCAGGTGACAAAGAAGGAACTTCCGAATAAAGAAGGGAATGAAGTGTGGTCGTCCTTCATGGTGGATTATTTTGTGGATAAGTCCAATTGA
- a CDS encoding sigma-70 family RNA polymerase sigma factor: MEPFELVHEQYSQMIHKIIHTLRIYKNHHDYYQTGLIALWEAYGKFDSSKGTFTSFAYSYIRGRILTELKREAREEERGVELEEGATEAGGDDLDTLALETLLSYCGNLTPNQKKWVISHSLHMLSISEIAELEGVSPEAVKKWRKGAKERIRQAIFNQTFV, from the coding sequence ATGGAACCATTTGAACTCGTCCATGAACAGTACAGCCAGATGATCCACAAAATCATCCACACCCTACGCATCTACAAGAATCATCATGACTATTACCAGACCGGCTTGATCGCCCTCTGGGAGGCATACGGAAAATTTGACTCTTCTAAAGGAACGTTCACGTCCTTCGCTTATTCCTATATCAGGGGACGGATCCTGACTGAGTTGAAAAGGGAAGCGAGGGAAGAAGAGCGCGGAGTCGAACTGGAGGAAGGAGCAACGGAAGCAGGCGGTGACGACCTGGATACCCTCGCGTTGGAAACCCTCCTTTCCTACTGCGGGAATCTTACGCCTAATCAAAAGAAGTGGGTCATCTCTCATTCTCTCCACATGCTCTCGATCAGCGAAATCGCCGAGCTGGAAGGTGTGTCGCCCGAGGCTGTGAAGAAGTGGCGAAAAGGGGCAAAGGAAAGGATCCGGCAGGCCATTTTTAATCAAACGTTTGTTTAA